The proteins below come from a single Asanoa ferruginea genomic window:
- a CDS encoding alpha/beta hydrolase: MKRRTLLFGGLAATLGAGLLVPSSTPAVAAPAAGATPAAAYPAAAAAMRAAGGAYAGWVGSGRRFLEFDPRGDGTAVEVVGDLATADRIAVVVPGVDTTLATFTSGLGGVERRAPATQAREVYSAAAAADPEAKIAVVAWLGYDPPEGIGLEAAREVRAHAGARNLDAFTRWLADRRPDARITLIGHSYGAVVVGLAAPALPPQVTALVALGAPGMGADDVADLHTRAAVYSALAPTDWIRRIPQVRLLGLGLGTRPSSDSFGATALPTGGVQGHDFYFSPGTASLAAIAAVVTK; this comes from the coding sequence ATGAAACGACGGACACTCCTCTTCGGCGGCCTCGCCGCGACGCTCGGCGCCGGCCTGCTGGTCCCCAGTTCCACCCCGGCCGTGGCCGCGCCCGCAGCAGGTGCGACGCCCGCGGCGGCCTACCCGGCGGCAGCGGCGGCGATGCGGGCGGCCGGTGGCGCGTACGCCGGTTGGGTCGGCTCCGGTCGCCGGTTCCTCGAGTTCGACCCGCGCGGCGACGGCACGGCGGTCGAGGTGGTCGGCGACCTGGCCACCGCCGACCGGATCGCGGTCGTGGTGCCCGGCGTCGATACCACACTGGCGACGTTCACCAGCGGCCTCGGCGGCGTCGAGCGGCGGGCACCGGCGACCCAGGCCCGCGAGGTCTACTCCGCGGCCGCCGCCGCCGACCCGGAGGCGAAGATCGCGGTCGTCGCCTGGCTCGGCTACGACCCGCCGGAGGGCATCGGCCTGGAGGCGGCCCGCGAGGTCCGCGCGCACGCCGGAGCCCGCAACCTGGACGCGTTCACCCGCTGGCTGGCCGACCGCCGGCCGGACGCCCGGATCACCCTGATCGGCCACAGCTACGGCGCCGTGGTGGTCGGCCTCGCCGCGCCCGCGCTGCCGCCGCAGGTGACCGCGCTGGTCGCGCTGGGCGCGCCGGGCATGGGCGCCGACGACGTGGCCGACCTGCACACGCGAGCGGCCGTCTACAGCGCGCTGGCGCCCACCGACTGGATCCGCCGCATACCCCAGGTGCGCCTGCTCGGCCTGGGCCTGGGCACCCGCCCGTCGAGCGACTCGTTCGGCGCCACCGCGCTGCCCACCGGGGGAGTGCAGGGACATGATTTCTACTTCTCACCGGGTACGGCCAGCCTGGCCGCCATCGCCGCCGTGGTGACCAAATGA
- a CDS encoding acyltransferase family protein yields MTARRDAGIDAVRAIAIAGVVLGHWLVTALVLGDDGALHVNSPLAALPALQPVSWLFQTLGLFFLAGGYAAAASAARPRPAPAAGVGAPVRWRLPRRLRVLAVPVAALLGLLGLALTAGALAGVPEATLRTVGKLVLSPLWFLLPFLVLTALVGPIARLVRRCGPVPLVVAAAAVVLAADLGYGFLPTTLVAAWSVPFVLGVALASGRLAGRRTGWALLAGGALAVVALVMFAGYPASAVGVPGAGRSNLDPPSLAALALAFAQTGAVVLLLPWLRRVGTWRPVRALNAAALPVYLWHQATMISVTVAVAWLGGRLPGLLAAPDGYAWAAARFAWLPLFAAALVLVVRLATMAPDRGADRGQPRRVAALGAVAWLSAMAADRGRLLRLAALALVAWLAAVGSGARATTSRLPRPATAAASVAERPAGGRPRRPYRTVPGQPSGLWHGGGGHRIESRMVRVPGRRMEVIAVRDSDPPSRSRAAVRSR; encoded by the coding sequence ATGACCGCCCGCCGGGACGCCGGAATCGACGCCGTGCGGGCAATCGCCATCGCCGGCGTGGTGCTCGGGCACTGGCTGGTCACCGCACTCGTGCTCGGCGACGACGGCGCCCTGCATGTGAACAGCCCACTGGCCGCGCTACCCGCGCTCCAGCCGGTGAGTTGGCTGTTCCAGACGCTGGGCCTGTTCTTCCTGGCCGGCGGATACGCCGCCGCGGCGTCGGCGGCCCGCCCACGCCCGGCGCCGGCGGCCGGTGTTGGTGCGCCGGTGCGTTGGCGGTTGCCGCGCCGGCTGCGCGTCCTGGCGGTGCCGGTCGCCGCCCTGCTGGGTCTGCTGGGCCTCGCCCTGACCGCCGGCGCGCTGGCCGGGGTGCCCGAGGCGACCCTGCGTACCGTCGGCAAGCTGGTCCTGAGTCCATTGTGGTTCCTGTTGCCGTTCCTGGTGCTGACCGCGTTGGTCGGCCCGATCGCCCGGCTGGTCCGCCGGTGCGGCCCGGTCCCGCTCGTCGTGGCGGCGGCCGCGGTCGTGCTCGCCGCCGACCTCGGCTACGGCTTCCTGCCCACGACGCTGGTCGCCGCCTGGTCGGTGCCGTTCGTGCTCGGCGTGGCGCTGGCGTCCGGGCGGCTGGCCGGCCGGCGTACCGGCTGGGCGTTGCTGGCCGGCGGCGCGCTCGCGGTGGTCGCGCTGGTGATGTTCGCCGGCTACCCGGCCAGCGCCGTCGGGGTACCCGGCGCGGGACGCTCCAACCTGGACCCGCCCTCGCTGGCCGCACTGGCGCTCGCGTTCGCGCAGACCGGCGCGGTGGTCCTGCTGCTGCCCTGGCTGCGGCGGGTCGGCACCTGGCGCCCGGTGCGCGCCCTGAACGCCGCCGCGCTGCCGGTCTATCTGTGGCACCAGGCCACCATGATCTCCGTCACGGTCGCCGTCGCCTGGCTCGGCGGCCGCCTGCCCGGGCTGCTCGCCGCGCCGGATGGATACGCGTGGGCCGCCGCCCGGTTCGCCTGGCTTCCGCTGTTCGCGGCCGCCCTCGTGCTGGTCGTCCGGCTCGCGACAATGGCGCCGGATCGCGGCGCGGATCGCGGTCAGCCGCGCCGCGTGGCCGCGCTCGGTGCGGTCGCCTGGCTCAGCGCGATGGCGGCGGATCGCGGCCGGCTGCTTCGCCTGGCCGCGCTCGCCCTGGTCGCCTGGCTTGCCGCGGTCGGGTCGGGCGCTCGGGCCACCACCAGTCGGTTGCCGCGGCCCGCGACAGCGGCCGCCAGCGTGGCGGAGCGTCCGGCGGGCGGCCGACCGCGGCGACCATATCGGACGGTGCCCGGCCAACCTTCCGGCCTATGGCACGGTGGCGGCGGGCACAGGATAGAATCACGGATGGTTCGTGTGCCCGGCCGACGTATGGAGGTGATCGCCGTGCGAGACAGCGATCCTCCGAGTCGCAGCCGGGCCGCCGTCCGGTCCCGCTAA
- a CDS encoding PH domain-containing protein: MTSPPAETPPAETAPAVTPPIATTGEEPRRRLHPLSPLLHGARALVLIVAALSWQALREVGVGWFALMVLVLVFGATIWSVITWANTGYHIVGHELRVYEGLLWRRTRAIPLERLQSVEVVRPLLAQLTGLAELRLEVVGGGKTEAPLAFLSVADAAALRDRLLAIAGRSAPSPEAAPGDSPSLVEGAAPPRVSDELLVVKNRDLVISQLLTPQAISLPIGVAIVVLQFGYNPSWSFIGVASTMTAIAGVLLQPVRRVLSDWNFRLWRDATALRLRFGLVETRAQTVPVDRVQGVTATWPLLWRTHGWLRLTLDVAGVAGQEGGNRAETDRLLPVGTPDVADRVAAAVLPGVVVSALAFAPPPPRTRWFHPLARPKLGVALTDRIVATREGLLTRTVLMLPYARIQSVRVVQGPLQRLLGVATVYADTARGRSAALRDRDLAEAWWLAAELAERGRAARLAAPDRGYPQVGGARSLSVVERLP, translated from the coding sequence ATGACAAGCCCGCCCGCAGAGACTCCGCCCGCAGAGACTGCGCCCGCAGTGACCCCGCCGATAGCGACCACGGGAGAAGAACCGCGCCGCCGCCTGCATCCGCTCAGCCCGCTGCTGCACGGCGCCCGGGCCCTCGTGCTGATCGTCGCCGCGCTGTCCTGGCAGGCCCTCCGCGAGGTCGGCGTGGGCTGGTTCGCGCTGATGGTGCTCGTGCTGGTGTTCGGCGCGACGATCTGGTCGGTGATCACCTGGGCCAACACCGGCTATCACATCGTCGGTCACGAGCTTCGGGTGTACGAAGGCCTGCTCTGGCGCCGCACCCGCGCGATCCCGCTGGAGCGACTCCAGTCGGTCGAGGTCGTGCGCCCACTGTTGGCGCAGCTCACCGGCCTGGCCGAGCTGCGACTGGAGGTGGTCGGCGGCGGCAAGACCGAGGCACCGCTGGCGTTCCTGTCGGTCGCTGACGCGGCGGCCCTGCGCGACCGGCTGCTCGCCATCGCGGGCCGGTCGGCGCCCAGCCCCGAGGCCGCACCGGGCGACAGCCCCTCCTTGGTCGAAGGCGCCGCACCGCCGCGCGTATCCGATGAGCTTCTGGTGGTTAAAAACCGGGATCTGGTGATCAGTCAGCTCCTCACCCCGCAGGCGATCTCGCTGCCGATCGGTGTGGCCATCGTGGTGCTCCAGTTCGGCTACAACCCGTCGTGGTCGTTCATCGGCGTGGCGAGCACGATGACCGCGATCGCCGGCGTGCTGCTGCAGCCGGTGCGGCGGGTGCTCAGCGACTGGAACTTCCGGCTGTGGCGTGACGCCACCGCGCTGCGGCTGCGGTTCGGGCTGGTGGAGACCCGCGCGCAGACCGTGCCGGTCGACCGGGTGCAGGGCGTGACGGCGACCTGGCCGCTGCTCTGGCGGACCCACGGCTGGCTGCGGCTGACCCTCGATGTCGCCGGTGTCGCCGGGCAGGAGGGCGGCAACCGCGCGGAGACCGATCGGTTGCTCCCGGTGGGTACGCCCGACGTGGCCGACCGGGTAGCCGCCGCGGTGCTGCCCGGCGTGGTGGTGAGCGCGCTGGCCTTCGCGCCGCCGCCGCCGCGGACCCGGTGGTTCCACCCGCTGGCCCGGCCGAAGCTCGGTGTCGCACTGACCGACCGGATCGTCGCCACGCGGGAGGGGCTGCTGACGCGAACCGTGCTGATGCTGCCGTATGCCCGGATCCAGAGCGTCCGGGTCGTTCAGGGCCCGTTGCAACGCCTGCTCGGTGTCGCCACCGTTTACGCCGACACGGCCCGGGGGCGGTCGGCCGCGCTGCGCGACCGCGACCTGGCGGAGGCCTGGTGGCTCGCCGCCGAGCTGGCCGAGCGCGGCCGGGCGGCCCGGCTGGCCGCGCCCGACCGCGGCTATCCACAGGTGGGCGGGGCTCGTAGCTTGAGCGTGGTCGAGCGCCTACCCTGA
- a CDS encoding DUF58 domain-containing protein codes for MHAGAAASGGVATARAEQVLSRLQLLITRKLDGLLQGDYIGLLPGPGTEPGESREYRPGDDVRRMDWPVTARTTVPHTRQTVSDRELETWLAIDLSASLSFGTAQMLKSDLVVAAAAAVTHLTVRGGNRIGAVVGTGGGYTSRLPARPGRKEAQGLLRAVARTPIKPGRTDLGALIDMLNRPPRRRGMAVVISDFMAPPADWGRPLRKLGVRHDVLAIEVVDPRELELPDVGVLVLADPETGALHEVYTGDAKLRARYAAGAAAQRSAIAYELRAAGAQHLRLRTDSDWLLDIVRFVAAQRHARTRGTTR; via the coding sequence CTGCATGCCGGGGCCGCGGCCAGCGGCGGCGTGGCGACGGCACGGGCCGAGCAGGTGCTCTCGCGGCTGCAACTGCTGATCACCCGCAAGCTCGACGGGCTGCTCCAGGGCGATTACATCGGGCTGCTGCCGGGCCCGGGCACGGAGCCGGGCGAGTCCCGCGAATACCGGCCGGGCGACGACGTGCGGCGGATGGACTGGCCGGTCACCGCGCGCACCACGGTCCCGCACACCCGGCAGACAGTGTCCGACCGCGAGCTCGAGACCTGGCTGGCGATCGACCTGTCGGCGAGCCTCTCGTTCGGCACGGCCCAGATGCTCAAGAGCGACCTGGTGGTGGCGGCGGCCGCGGCGGTCACCCATCTGACGGTCCGCGGCGGCAACCGGATCGGTGCCGTGGTCGGCACCGGCGGCGGCTACACCTCCCGACTGCCGGCCCGCCCCGGCCGCAAGGAGGCGCAGGGTTTGTTGCGCGCGGTCGCGCGTACCCCCATAAAACCGGGCCGCACCGACCTGGGCGCCTTGATCGACATGCTCAACCGCCCACCGCGCCGCCGGGGTATGGCCGTGGTGATCTCCGATTTCATGGCGCCGCCGGCCGATTGGGGCCGGCCGCTGCGCAAGCTCGGCGTCCGGCACGACGTGCTCGCGATCGAGGTGGTCGACCCGCGCGAGCTCGAACTGCCCGACGTCGGCGTGCTCGTGCTGGCCGACCCGGAGACCGGCGCGCTGCACGAGGTCTACACCGGCGACGCGAAACTGCGCGCCCGATACGCCGCCGGCGCCGCCGCGCAGCGCTCCGCGATCGCCTACGAACTACGCGCCGCCGGCGCCCAACACCTGCGGCTGCGCACCGACTCCGACTGGCTCCTCGACATCGTCAGGTTCGTCGCCGCACAGCGACACGCACGCACCCGGGGTACGACACGATGA
- a CDS encoding sensor histidine kinase, producing the protein MNESLPQGSLRDLRRVLIGKDFPPTPGRRPLSPRLDRWWQRWRSLVVPLALLAVLGLGVAATQYLIGARHIQGQVAGLLGFASTLPILLAYHRPLWAWRLSFVMLFFGTMQAPSTDAWPWNPVQIVFFLIVLFALALRANSGVVAWAGLLTLAPVFFYVNAANAWGVSILFLLVLIVGDQIRRQRERARALTAQLADQEEQSELEKARRAVLEERTRIAREMHDVVAHHMSMIAVQAETAPFRLPGMDDPVRQEFGSIAGSARAAMTDMRRLLGVLRSEAAPALTAPQPGLADITELVETARRAGVPITLHGSVPDEEGPVALAAYRIVQEALANAARHAPGAAVRVAVTRDADAVAVRVENDPPATPTEPGDGHGIAGMHERATLLGGTFDAGPTVFGGFAVAATLPAAAREVIPEGQDA; encoded by the coding sequence GTGAACGAGAGCCTCCCCCAGGGCAGCCTGCGGGACCTGCGCCGGGTGCTGATCGGGAAAGACTTCCCGCCGACGCCCGGGCGTCGGCCGCTCTCGCCCCGGCTCGACCGGTGGTGGCAGCGCTGGCGCTCGCTGGTCGTGCCGCTGGCCCTTCTCGCCGTGCTCGGCCTGGGCGTGGCGGCCACGCAATATCTGATCGGCGCCCGCCACATCCAGGGCCAGGTCGCCGGTCTGCTCGGCTTCGCCAGCACCCTGCCGATCCTGCTGGCCTACCACCGCCCGCTCTGGGCCTGGCGGCTGTCGTTCGTGATGCTGTTCTTCGGCACGATGCAGGCTCCGTCGACCGACGCCTGGCCGTGGAATCCGGTGCAGATCGTCTTCTTCCTGATCGTGCTGTTCGCCCTGGCGCTGCGCGCCAACTCCGGCGTCGTCGCCTGGGCCGGGCTGCTCACGCTCGCCCCGGTCTTCTTCTACGTCAACGCCGCCAACGCATGGGGCGTCTCGATCCTGTTCCTGCTCGTGCTCATCGTCGGCGACCAGATCCGCCGGCAGCGCGAACGCGCCCGCGCGCTGACCGCACAGCTCGCCGACCAGGAGGAGCAGTCCGAGCTGGAGAAGGCCCGCCGGGCGGTGCTCGAGGAGCGCACCCGGATCGCCCGCGAGATGCACGACGTGGTCGCACACCACATGTCGATGATCGCCGTGCAGGCCGAGACCGCGCCGTTCCGGCTGCCGGGCATGGATGACCCGGTGCGGCAGGAGTTCGGGTCGATCGCCGGCTCGGCCCGCGCCGCCATGACCGACATGCGCCGCCTGCTCGGCGTGCTGCGCAGCGAGGCGGCGCCCGCCCTGACCGCGCCCCAGCCTGGCCTGGCCGACATCACCGAGCTGGTGGAGACCGCCCGCCGCGCCGGCGTGCCGATCACCCTGCACGGCTCGGTGCCCGACGAGGAGGGCCCGGTCGCGCTGGCCGCCTACCGGATCGTGCAGGAGGCCCTGGCCAACGCGGCCCGGCACGCGCCCGGCGCCGCGGTCCGGGTGGCGGTCACCCGCGACGCCGACGCCGTGGCGGTGCGGGTGGAAAACGACCCGCCGGCGACGCCGACCGAGCCGGGCGACGGGCACGGGATCGCCGGCATGCACGAACGCGCCACGCTGCTGGGCGGCACGTTCGACGCCGGGCCTACGGTGTTCGGTGGGTTCGCGGTGGCGGCGACGCTGCCGGCCGCGGCGCGCGAGGTGATACCGGAAGGGCAGGACGCGTGA
- a CDS encoding beta-ketoacyl-ACP reductase produces the protein MARTVLVTGGNRGIGKAIALAFAAQGDKVAVTHRGTGAPEGVLGVKCDITDSNSVDEAFAQVEQELGPVEVLVANAGITADTLLLRMTEEQFTSVVDTNLAGAFRVAKRASKTMLRARFGRMIFISSVVGLSGNPGQVNYAASKAGLVGIARSITRELGTRNITANVVAPGYVTTDMTENLPDDLKKKYVESIPAGRFGSTDDIAAAVTFLASDHAGYISGAVIPVDGGLGMGH, from the coding sequence ATGGCGCGCACGGTGCTGGTGACCGGCGGAAACCGCGGCATCGGCAAGGCCATCGCGCTGGCCTTCGCCGCGCAGGGCGACAAGGTGGCGGTGACGCACCGTGGCACGGGCGCGCCCGAAGGGGTCCTCGGCGTCAAATGCGACATCACCGACTCCAACTCGGTCGACGAGGCCTTCGCGCAGGTCGAGCAGGAGCTGGGCCCGGTCGAGGTGCTGGTCGCCAACGCCGGCATCACCGCTGACACGCTGCTGCTGCGGATGACCGAGGAGCAGTTCACCAGCGTCGTCGACACCAACCTGGCCGGCGCGTTCCGGGTCGCCAAGCGCGCCTCGAAGACGATGCTGCGCGCCCGCTTCGGCCGCATGATCTTCATTTCCTCGGTGGTCGGCCTGTCCGGCAACCCGGGCCAGGTCAACTACGCGGCCAGCAAGGCCGGGCTGGTCGGCATCGCCCGGTCGATCACCCGTGAGCTGGGCACCCGCAACATCACCGCCAACGTGGTCGCGCCCGGTTACGTCACCACCGACATGACCGAGAACCTGCCCGACGACCTCAAGAAGAAATACGTCGAGTCGATCCCGGCCGGTCGCTTCGGCTCGACCGACGACATCGCCGCGGCGGTCACCTTCCTGGCCAGCGACCACGCGGGCTACATCTCGGGCGCCGTGATCCCGGTCGACGGCGGCCTCGGCATGGGTCACTGA
- a CDS encoding response regulator encodes MIKVLIADDQAMVREGFGALLAAQTDMVVVGAAADGAQAVAESRRLDPDVVLMDIRMPVLDGLEATRRLLAGRPADAPPRVLVLTTFDLDDYVYEALRAGASGFLLKDAPAADLVNAVRVVAGGEALLAPSVTRRLIAEFTARPGPARPRPTALSSLTPRETEVLRLIARGRSNQEIAADLVVAEQTVKTHVGRILAKLALRDRAQAVVLAYETGLVAAGE; translated from the coding sequence GTGATCAAAGTCCTCATCGCCGACGACCAGGCGATGGTCCGCGAGGGCTTCGGCGCGCTGCTCGCGGCCCAGACCGACATGGTGGTGGTCGGCGCGGCCGCCGACGGGGCACAGGCGGTCGCCGAAAGCCGCCGCCTCGACCCCGACGTGGTGCTGATGGACATTCGGATGCCGGTGCTCGACGGCCTGGAGGCGACCCGCCGGCTGCTCGCCGGCCGGCCAGCCGACGCGCCGCCCAGGGTGCTCGTGCTGACCACCTTCGACCTCGACGACTACGTCTACGAGGCGCTGCGGGCCGGCGCCAGCGGCTTCCTGCTCAAGGACGCGCCCGCCGCCGACCTGGTCAACGCCGTGCGGGTGGTCGCCGGCGGCGAGGCGCTGCTGGCACCCTCGGTGACCCGCCGGCTGATCGCCGAGTTCACCGCCCGCCCGGGCCCGGCCCGGCCGCGGCCGACCGCGCTGTCGTCCCTGACCCCGCGGGAGACCGAGGTGCTGCGGCTGATCGCCCGCGGCCGGTCCAATCAGGAGATCGCCGCCGACCTCGTCGTCGCCGAGCAGACGGTGAAGACCCACGTCGGCCGCATCCTGGCCAAGCTGGCCCTGCGCGACCGCGCCCAGGCGGTCGTCCTCGCCTACGAGACGGGCCTCGTCGCCGCGGGGGAGTAG
- a CDS encoding AAA family ATPase, giving the protein MAQPTAPDSPQPEAAPNGAGPVMPTGGQPGDPPATTPAQDATLLERALFEVKRVIVGQDRMVERMFVALLARGHCLLEGVPGVAKTLAVETLATVVGGTFARVQFTPDLVPADLIGTRIYRQSSEKFDVELGPVFVNFLLADEINRAPAKVQSALLEVMSEQQVSIGGVTHRVPNPFLVMATQNPIEQEGVYPLPEAQRDRFLMKILVGYPSDAEEREIVYRMGVKPPEPAVVFSPADLVALQAKADGVFVHNALVDYTVRLVLATRNPTESGVPDVAQLIQYGASPRASLGIVRAARALALLRGRDYVLPQDVQDIAPDILRHRLVLSYDALADDVPADQIVARLMHAVPMPSVAPRQHATAGPQPQPPAQPAGAWPGRLP; this is encoded by the coding sequence GTGGCCCAGCCGACCGCACCCGACTCCCCGCAACCCGAAGCCGCTCCCAACGGCGCGGGCCCGGTCATGCCGACCGGTGGGCAGCCCGGAGATCCGCCGGCGACCACTCCCGCGCAAGACGCGACGCTGCTCGAACGCGCGCTCTTCGAGGTCAAGCGGGTGATCGTCGGCCAGGACCGGATGGTCGAGCGGATGTTCGTCGCGCTCCTCGCCCGCGGCCACTGCCTGCTCGAAGGCGTGCCCGGCGTGGCCAAGACGCTCGCCGTCGAGACGCTCGCCACGGTGGTCGGTGGCACCTTCGCCCGGGTCCAGTTCACCCCCGACCTGGTGCCGGCCGACCTGATCGGCACCCGGATCTACCGGCAGTCGAGCGAGAAGTTCGACGTCGAACTCGGCCCGGTGTTCGTCAACTTCCTGCTCGCCGACGAGATCAACCGGGCGCCGGCCAAGGTGCAGTCGGCGCTGCTCGAGGTGATGTCGGAGCAGCAGGTCTCGATCGGCGGCGTGACACACCGGGTGCCCAACCCGTTCCTGGTGATGGCCACCCAGAACCCGATCGAGCAGGAGGGCGTCTACCCCCTGCCCGAGGCACAGCGCGACCGTTTCCTGATGAAGATCCTGGTCGGCTACCCGTCCGACGCCGAAGAGCGCGAGATCGTCTACCGGATGGGCGTCAAGCCGCCGGAGCCGGCGGTCGTGTTCAGCCCGGCCGACCTGGTCGCGCTCCAGGCCAAGGCCGACGGCGTGTTCGTGCACAACGCGCTGGTCGACTACACGGTGCGGCTGGTGCTGGCCACCCGCAACCCGACCGAGTCGGGCGTGCCCGACGTCGCGCAGCTCATCCAATACGGCGCCAGCCCGCGCGCCTCGCTCGGCATCGTCCGGGCGGCCCGGGCGCTGGCCCTGCTCCGCGGCCGCGACTACGTGCTGCCGCAGGACGTGCAGGACATCGCACCCGACATCCTGCGGCACCGCCTGGTGCTCAGCTACGACGCACTCGCCGACGACGTGCCGGCCGACCAGATCGTGGCCCGGCTGATGCACGCGGTCCCGATGCCCTCGGTCGCACCCCGGCAGCACGCCACTGCGGGCCCGCAACCCCAGCCACCCGCGCAGCCCGCCGGCGCCTGGCCGGGCCGCCTGCCGTGA
- a CDS encoding PH domain-containing protein, with protein sequence MLLLPLGILWAIFGIWPLGLAFVVVLVLMLWRFWAIFRAVRAWGYAERDHDLLVRHGLLVRRLSIVPYARMQFVDVSAGPLERAFNLSTVQLHTAAAASDARVPGLRPAEASRLRDRLTALGEDRAEGL encoded by the coding sequence ATGCTGCTGCTCCCGCTCGGCATCCTGTGGGCCATCTTCGGCATCTGGCCGCTCGGCCTGGCGTTCGTCGTCGTGTTGGTGCTGATGCTCTGGCGGTTCTGGGCGATCTTCCGGGCGGTGCGGGCCTGGGGCTACGCGGAACGCGACCACGACCTGCTGGTGCGGCACGGCCTGCTGGTCCGCCGGCTGTCGATCGTGCCCTACGCGCGGATGCAGTTCGTCGACGTCAGCGCCGGCCCGCTGGAGCGCGCGTTCAACCTGTCCACGGTGCAGCTGCACACCGCCGCCGCGGCCAGCGACGCCCGGGTGCCCGGTTTGCGGCCGGCCGAGGCGTCGCGGCTGCGTGACCGCCTGACCGCGCTCGGCGAAGACCGCGCCGAAGGCCTCTGA
- a CDS encoding thioesterase family protein: protein MEQQAEAPFAPGLSARVELTVTDSDTAQALGSGDVPVLATPRVLALVEAATVAATATRMPTGMTTVGTRVELDHKLPTPIGRTVYAVAKLAKVDGRKLLFEVTVADGPGGESAAVVAEGRVERMFVDRHRFVERAVGGS from the coding sequence ATGGAGCAGCAAGCGGAAGCGCCCTTCGCGCCGGGCTTGAGTGCACGGGTGGAGCTGACGGTCACCGACTCCGACACCGCACAGGCGCTCGGCTCCGGCGACGTGCCGGTGCTGGCCACGCCGAGGGTGTTGGCGCTGGTCGAGGCCGCGACGGTCGCCGCGACGGCGACCCGCATGCCGACCGGCATGACCACCGTTGGCACCCGGGTCGAGCTCGACCACAAGCTGCCGACGCCGATCGGCCGCACCGTCTACGCGGTGGCCAAGCTGGCCAAAGTCGACGGTCGCAAGCTCCTCTTCGAGGTCACCGTCGCTGACGGCCCCGGCGGTGAGTCCGCGGCCGTGGTCGCCGAGGGTCGGGTCGAGCGGATGTTCGTC
- a CDS encoding VWA domain-containing protein, translated as MIRFLQPWWLLALVPVVLVAAAYVWRQLRRKDYAMRFTNVELLRSLAPRGLGWRKHVSAGALLLSLLALALAMARPSVDRELPLERATIMLAIDVSLSMEASDVAPTRLEAAQVAAKQFVEELPATYNLGLVSFAKSANVLVAPTKDRSAITAAIDGLTLAEATATGEAVFTCLDAIRTVPADGADGAPPARIVLLSDGFRTAGRPMEEAAGAAQAANVPVSTIAFGTDNGTVDIGGQLQRVPVDRLALAQLAESTSGFFYEAASAAELKRVYEDMGSSIGHRVEPREVTHWYAGFALLFGLIAAGLSLIWSSRLP; from the coding sequence ATGATCCGTTTCCTGCAACCGTGGTGGCTGCTGGCCCTTGTGCCGGTCGTCCTCGTCGCCGCCGCGTACGTCTGGCGGCAGTTGCGCCGCAAGGACTACGCGATGCGGTTCACCAACGTCGAGCTGCTCCGGTCGCTCGCGCCGCGCGGCTTGGGCTGGCGCAAGCACGTCTCGGCCGGCGCCCTGCTGCTCAGCCTGCTCGCTCTGGCGCTGGCGATGGCCCGCCCGTCGGTCGACCGCGAGCTACCGCTGGAGCGCGCGACGATCATGCTGGCCATCGACGTGTCGCTGTCGATGGAGGCCAGCGACGTAGCGCCGACTCGCCTCGAGGCAGCGCAGGTGGCCGCGAAACAGTTCGTCGAGGAACTGCCGGCGACCTACAACCTGGGGCTGGTCTCGTTCGCCAAGTCGGCCAACGTGCTGGTCGCGCCGACCAAGGACCGCTCCGCGATCACCGCGGCCATCGACGGGCTGACCCTGGCCGAGGCAACCGCGACGGGCGAGGCGGTCTTCACCTGCCTCGACGCGATCCGCACGGTGCCCGCCGACGGCGCCGACGGCGCGCCACCGGCCCGCATCGTGCTGCTCTCCGACGGCTTCCGCACCGCCGGGCGCCCGATGGAGGAAGCGGCCGGGGCCGCGCAGGCGGCCAACGTGCCGGTGTCGACGATCGCGTTCGGCACTGACAATGGCACGGTCGACATCGGGGGTCAGCTACAGCGGGTGCCGGTCGACCGGCTCGCGCTGGCGCAGCTCGCTGAGTCGACGAGTGGGTTCTTCTACGAGGCGGCCAGCGCGGCTGAGCTCAAGCGGGTCTATGAAGATATGGGCAGCTCGATCGGCCATCGGGTGGAGCCCCGCGAGGTCACCCACTGGTATGCGGGTTTCGCACTTCTCTTCGGCCTGATCGCGGCCGGTCTCAGCCTGATCTGGTCGTCGCGACTGCCCTGA